In a genomic window of Arachnia rubra:
- a CDS encoding CsbD family protein produces the protein MGLGDKFQETVGKVKEGAGEALGNQDLRAEGQEDRVKGGLGQVVDSAKEKLGDVASGVADKVEEVKDKFTGK, from the coding sequence ATGGGACTCGGTGACAAGTTTCAGGAAACCGTTGGCAAGGTCAAGGAGGGCGCTGGCGAGGCGCTCGGTAACCAGGACCTCCGTGCCGAAGGCCAGGAAGACCGCGTGAAGGGCGGCCTGGGCCAGGTCGTTGACAGCGCCAAGGAGAAGCTGGGCGACGTCGCGAGCGGTGTCGCCGACAAGGTCGAGGAAGTTAAGGACAAGTTCACTGGCAAGTGA
- a CDS encoding FecCD family ABC transporter permease: MTKTSIRERPVRRSRRQSGSLRVLAFLLAVLVLAVLITESLALGSRELAPAEVWQGLLAHDNSVASKVIWGLRIHRTILAIVVGASLAVAGVVMQALTRNPLAEPGILGVNAGASLAVVTAIGGFGFTAVNQYLPFAFAGAATAALVVHLMARRSADAGAARLVLAGVALGASLSSITGTITMYNSKIFDSYRFWVVGSLENRDLEVLLWVAPFLVVGLILALASAHSLNALTLGDEQATALGVNLTVVRGGAFAAITLLCGAATAAVGPITFIGLVVPHVVRMLIGADQRRLLVWSVVAGAGLLLLADVVGRLLIRPTELEAGIVTAFIGAPVLLVLAITHRTGRGIA; the protein is encoded by the coding sequence GTGACAAAGACCAGCATCAGGGAACGTCCGGTCCGGCGCTCTCGCAGGCAGTCTGGCTCCCTTCGTGTCCTGGCCTTCCTGCTGGCGGTCCTGGTCCTGGCCGTGCTGATCACCGAGAGCCTAGCCCTGGGATCGCGGGAACTGGCCCCAGCCGAGGTCTGGCAGGGTCTCCTGGCCCACGACAACTCGGTGGCCAGCAAGGTCATCTGGGGGCTGCGCATCCACCGCACCATCCTCGCAATCGTGGTGGGGGCTTCCCTGGCGGTGGCCGGGGTCGTCATGCAGGCCCTCACCCGCAACCCCCTGGCGGAGCCGGGGATCCTGGGCGTCAATGCGGGCGCATCCCTGGCGGTGGTGACGGCCATCGGCGGGTTCGGCTTCACCGCAGTGAACCAGTATCTGCCGTTCGCCTTCGCAGGCGCGGCCACGGCGGCGCTGGTCGTCCACCTGATGGCACGCCGCTCAGCTGATGCGGGAGCGGCGCGGCTGGTGCTCGCTGGCGTGGCGCTGGGCGCCAGTCTCTCGTCGATCACCGGCACCATCACCATGTACAACAGCAAGATCTTCGACTCCTATCGCTTCTGGGTGGTGGGCTCTCTGGAGAACCGGGACCTGGAGGTCCTGCTCTGGGTGGCCCCTTTCCTGGTGGTCGGCTTGATCCTGGCGCTGGCATCGGCACACAGCCTCAACGCTCTGACCCTCGGCGATGAGCAGGCGACGGCGCTCGGGGTGAATCTCACCGTGGTGCGGGGCGGCGCCTTCGCCGCGATCACCCTGCTGTGTGGGGCGGCCACGGCAGCGGTTGGCCCGATCACGTTCATCGGCCTGGTGGTTCCGCATGTGGTCCGCATGCTGATCGGAGCCGACCAGCGGCGCCTGCTGGTGTGGTCGGTCGTGGCGGGAGCCGGGCTCCTGCTGCTGGCGGACGTGGTGGGCAGGCTCCTGATCCGTCCCACCGAACTGGAGGCGGGAATCGTCACGGCCTTCATCGGAGCGCCCGTGCTGCTGGTGCTGGCCATCACCCACAGGACGGGCAGGGGGATCGCATGA
- a CDS encoding ABC transporter substrate-binding protein: MSASRAKRPHISGVSRRALLAGGAVSAMAVLAACSSNSSSQGSSPTAASSPAASAGSSPSLPKSTIVPTELDQTLGSGQADGVFPRTVTHYQGETTIDAAPTKVVIISTGQADAMLALGMCPAGSTTASGAEGPVPQYLKDAYPDQASAIEAIKTVGSRTEPDIEAIGALHPDLILTNVAGKDDAETLYKNLSAIAPTVVTRGTGQFWKIDFLLLADALGKRQAAQTLLDGLTSDAAQAGAGLTSAGTVSLLRKNGEKLRVFGPLSFAGSVVADMGLKRPDTQQFNDGVSHELSSETLDQADGDWLFYAVQGGKDEELTGQALWESLKAVGAGHAVKVDDDPFFLNAGPTAARVVREQIVKAVSA; encoded by the coding sequence ATGAGTGCTTCTCGAGCCAAGCGTCCCCATATTTCTGGCGTCTCCCGCCGCGCTCTTCTGGCGGGTGGTGCGGTCTCTGCCATGGCAGTGCTTGCAGCCTGTTCCTCCAACTCCAGCTCGCAGGGCTCCTCGCCGACTGCTGCGTCCAGCCCGGCAGCTTCTGCAGGCTCTTCCCCGAGCCTGCCGAAGAGCACCATCGTTCCCACCGAACTCGACCAGACGCTCGGCTCCGGGCAGGCTGACGGTGTCTTCCCGCGCACCGTCACCCACTACCAGGGGGAGACGACCATCGATGCGGCCCCCACCAAGGTGGTCATCATCTCCACGGGGCAGGCCGACGCCATGCTGGCCCTCGGCATGTGCCCGGCCGGCTCTACCACCGCGTCCGGCGCGGAGGGCCCCGTTCCCCAGTACCTGAAAGACGCCTACCCCGATCAGGCCTCGGCGATCGAGGCCATCAAGACGGTCGGTTCCCGCACCGAGCCGGACATCGAGGCGATCGGCGCTCTTCACCCTGATCTGATCCTCACGAACGTCGCGGGCAAGGACGACGCCGAGACCCTCTATAAGAATCTGTCGGCGATCGCCCCGACAGTGGTGACGCGCGGCACCGGCCAGTTCTGGAAGATCGACTTCCTCCTGCTCGCTGATGCCCTCGGCAAGCGGCAGGCAGCACAGACCCTGCTTGACGGGCTCACCTCGGACGCCGCCCAGGCCGGCGCCGGGCTCACCTCCGCCGGGACGGTGTCGCTGCTGCGCAAGAACGGGGAGAAGCTCCGTGTCTTCGGGCCGTTGTCCTTCGCGGGATCGGTCGTCGCCGACATGGGGCTGAAGCGTCCCGACACCCAGCAGTTCAACGATGGCGTCTCACATGAGCTCTCCTCTGAAACCCTCGACCAGGCCGACGGAGACTGGCTGTTCTACGCGGTGCAGGGAGGCAAGGATGAGGAGCTCACCGGACAGGCGCTGTGGGAATCGCTCAAGGCAGTGGGCGCCGGGCATGCGGTCAAGGTCGACGACGATCCGTTCTTCCTGAACGCCGGGCCGACCGCGGCGCGTGTCGTCCGGGAGCAGATCGTCAAGGCCGTCTCGGCTTGA
- a CDS encoding D-serine ammonia-lyase — MTVIAGRELPDWEREFPLLRELVEGRETAWFNPGIASGDEALAGVGLTVADIDDAAARLRRFAPYIAQVFPGTRHAGGIIESPLYTIPDMQDALKEHTGIPIPGRLWMKMDSELPVSGSIKARGGIYEVLCQAERIALAEGLLQQGDDYRKLDSLKARAMFSGYSIAVGSTGNLGLSIGIMGARLGFKVTVHMSADARPWKKEMLRGHGVEVTEHESDYSAAVAAGRDQATSDPSAHFVDDENSTTLFLGYAVAGRRLAGQLQALEVRVDEEHPLFVYLPCGVGGGPGGVTFGLKTIFGDAVHPVFAEPVHSPCMLLGVHTGLHETVSVQDFGIDNVTAADGLAVGRPSGFVGRALEAAIDGYYTVSDASLYRHLALLATTEDLRVEPSAAAGLPGPQRVLADTAYLKRAGLTPPALAKATHLVWATGGSMVPEEEMSRYLQTGSGLLSES, encoded by the coding sequence ATGACGGTCATCGCCGGCAGGGAACTGCCCGACTGGGAGAGAGAGTTTCCACTGCTCCGGGAACTGGTCGAAGGCCGGGAGACAGCATGGTTCAATCCCGGGATCGCATCAGGTGACGAGGCGCTGGCGGGTGTTGGTCTCACCGTCGCCGACATCGACGATGCCGCTGCCCGGCTCAGGCGTTTCGCCCCTTACATAGCGCAGGTCTTCCCTGGAACCAGGCATGCCGGCGGAATCATCGAATCACCGCTGTACACGATCCCCGACATGCAGGATGCCCTCAAGGAGCATACGGGAATCCCCATCCCGGGGAGGCTCTGGATGAAGATGGACTCCGAGCTACCAGTCTCGGGCTCCATCAAGGCCCGTGGCGGCATCTATGAGGTCCTGTGCCAGGCTGAGCGGATCGCCCTGGCCGAGGGGCTGCTACAGCAGGGCGACGACTACCGGAAGCTCGACTCCCTCAAGGCCCGGGCCATGTTCTCGGGGTATTCGATAGCCGTTGGCTCCACCGGGAACCTGGGACTGTCGATCGGGATCATGGGCGCCCGGCTCGGCTTCAAGGTCACCGTCCACATGTCAGCCGACGCCCGGCCGTGGAAGAAGGAGATGCTCCGTGGTCACGGCGTCGAGGTGACCGAGCATGAGTCCGACTATTCGGCGGCCGTTGCCGCAGGCCGCGACCAGGCCACCTCTGACCCGTCAGCACACTTCGTCGACGACGAGAACTCGACGACTCTGTTCCTCGGGTACGCAGTGGCTGGGCGCCGCCTAGCCGGGCAGCTCCAGGCCCTTGAGGTGCGGGTCGACGAGGAGCATCCCCTCTTCGTCTATCTTCCCTGTGGTGTGGGCGGCGGACCCGGCGGGGTCACATTCGGCCTCAAGACCATATTCGGCGATGCCGTCCACCCGGTTTTCGCTGAGCCGGTCCACTCCCCCTGCATGCTTCTCGGCGTCCACACCGGCCTGCACGAGACGGTATCAGTGCAGGATTTCGGAATCGACAATGTCACGGCCGCCGATGGACTGGCCGTCGGACGGCCATCGGGTTTCGTGGGGAGGGCGCTGGAAGCCGCCATCGACGGCTACTACACGGTCAGCGATGCCAGTCTCTACCGTCACCTCGCGCTACTTGCCACGACAGAGGACCTGCGGGTCGAACCCTCAGCCGCCGCGGGCCTGCCGGGACCGCAACGGGTCCTGGCCGATACCGCCTATCTGAAACGGGCCGGGCTCACTCCGCCGGCACTCGCGAAAGCCACCCACCTCGTCTGGGCGACAGGCGGGTCGATGGTGCCTGAGGAGGAGATGAGCAGATATCTCCAGACAGGATCTGGGCTGCTCTCAGAAAGCTGA
- a CDS encoding FecCD family ABC transporter permease encodes MSSGPAATLGTPAGYRRIGGRVNLLVHWRSLAVSGVAFVIILVGAVASLTTGTYPVSLDMLLAIFRGEGEELAAFMVLEQRLPRATGAIVIGGMLGMSGAIFQSVSRNPLGSPDIVGFTRGATTGGLLAILVLASSSTFVTGAGAIIGGAATAAVVVLLTLRRGVGGDTLVLTGIALGQMLASLNDYLLAATDIESAEAAKTWQHGSLNGITWGSVTPLLITAVLLLPVGLWLAGPGRILEMGDDAAAGLGLRVRRTRSVMIGYGVVLAAVCVAAAGPIGFLALAAPQLAGRVSNSAGISLLPSFMVGAALLLLADFTAGRLLSPFQIPVGLISSALGGLYLMWLLGMGGRRRA; translated from the coding sequence ATGAGCTCAGGACCAGCTGCGACTCTCGGTACGCCTGCCGGTTACCGCCGGATCGGTGGCCGCGTCAACCTTCTCGTGCACTGGCGTTCCCTGGCGGTATCCGGGGTCGCGTTCGTGATCATCCTGGTAGGGGCTGTGGCGTCCTTGACCACCGGCACCTACCCGGTGTCCCTCGACATGCTCCTGGCGATATTCCGCGGCGAGGGTGAGGAGCTGGCCGCGTTCATGGTGCTCGAGCAGCGGTTACCACGGGCGACGGGAGCGATCGTCATCGGTGGCATGCTCGGTATGTCGGGCGCCATCTTCCAAAGCGTTTCCCGCAACCCCCTGGGCAGCCCCGACATTGTCGGTTTCACACGTGGCGCAACGACGGGTGGCCTGCTGGCGATCCTGGTCCTGGCCTCCTCCAGCACATTCGTCACCGGCGCAGGCGCGATCATCGGCGGCGCAGCCACCGCGGCGGTCGTTGTCCTGTTGACGCTGCGGCGCGGCGTCGGCGGGGACACCCTCGTGCTGACGGGTATCGCGCTGGGCCAGATGCTGGCCTCGCTCAACGACTATCTGCTCGCCGCGACCGACATCGAATCGGCGGAGGCAGCCAAGACCTGGCAGCACGGCAGTCTCAATGGCATCACCTGGGGAAGCGTCACCCCGCTGCTGATCACGGCGGTCCTGCTGCTGCCAGTCGGCCTGTGGCTGGCCGGCCCCGGGAGGATCCTCGAGATGGGCGACGACGCCGCAGCCGGGCTCGGCTTGCGGGTCCGCCGGACCCGGTCCGTGATGATCGGCTACGGGGTGGTGCTGGCCGCCGTCTGCGTGGCCGCGGCCGGGCCGATCGGTTTCCTGGCCCTGGCTGCTCCCCAACTGGCAGGAAGAGTGTCGAATTCCGCCGGGATCAGCCTGCTGCCGTCGTTCATGGTGGGAGCGGCCCTGCTGCTCCTGGCCGATTTCACCGCGGGCCGGCTGCTGAGCCCCTTCCAGATCCCGGTCGGCCTGATCAGCTCAGCTCTCGGCGGTCTATACCTGATGTGGCTGCTCGGGATGGGCGGCCGGCGTCGCGCATGA
- a CDS encoding ABC transporter ATP-binding protein, which translates to MSGSETRPFVLEGRGLHLGYAGGSDVVAGLDVAIETGSFSVIVGPNACGKSTLLRSLSKVLPPRSGSVLLDSREIAGMRPKAFAREVGFLAQSSIAPEGITVHELVSRGRYPYQSVLHQWSDEDDEQVSVAMERTNVSALAQRRVSELSGGQRQRVWIAMALAQQTRVLLLDEPTTYLDLAHQVEVLELCRELNQVLGTTVVAVLHDLNQACRYAGWIIAMRDGQILTQGSPQKVMTAETVEQVFGLEVSVTPDPVTGTPLVLPAAPRTYTATGLESLS; encoded by the coding sequence TTGAGCGGCAGCGAAACCCGGCCCTTCGTGCTGGAGGGCCGGGGCCTTCATCTCGGTTATGCCGGTGGCAGCGATGTCGTGGCAGGGCTTGACGTCGCCATCGAGACGGGATCCTTCAGTGTCATCGTCGGCCCCAACGCCTGCGGCAAGTCGACCTTGCTCAGGTCGCTGAGCAAGGTGCTGCCACCACGCTCTGGGAGCGTGCTGCTGGACAGCCGGGAGATCGCGGGGATGCGTCCCAAGGCCTTCGCCCGGGAGGTCGGTTTCCTGGCGCAGTCGTCGATCGCGCCCGAGGGCATCACGGTCCATGAACTCGTCAGCCGGGGCCGGTACCCATATCAGAGCGTGTTGCACCAGTGGTCGGACGAGGACGACGAGCAGGTCAGCGTCGCCATGGAACGCACCAACGTCAGTGCGCTGGCCCAACGTCGCGTGTCCGAGCTATCCGGCGGCCAGCGGCAGCGGGTGTGGATCGCCATGGCCTTGGCCCAGCAGACCCGCGTGCTGCTCCTCGACGAGCCCACCACCTACCTGGACCTGGCCCATCAGGTCGAGGTCCTGGAGCTGTGCCGGGAGCTCAACCAGGTGCTTGGCACGACGGTGGTCGCGGTGCTGCACGACCTGAACCAGGCCTGCCGTTATGCCGGCTGGATCATCGCCATGCGCGATGGCCAGATCCTGACACAGGGCAGTCCGCAGAAGGTGATGACCGCCGAGACGGTGGAGCAGGTTTTCGGTCTTGAGGTCTCGGTGACCCCAGATCCGGTCACGGGAACCCCGCTGGTGCTTCCCGCCGCGCCGCGGACATACACCGCCACGGGTCTGGAATCCCTAAGCTGA